From the genome of Aquila chrysaetos chrysaetos chromosome 12, bAquChr1.4, whole genome shotgun sequence, one region includes:
- the ATP6V1G3 gene encoding V-type proton ATPase subunit G 3: MTSQSQGIQQLLQAEKRAKDKLEEAKKRKGKRLKQAKEEAIAEIDHYRLQREKEFRNKQTNVMGSQGNLSAKIEEQTTETVRNLTSSYHKNMESMMKKLLSTICDIKPEVHPNFRHAV, translated from the exons ATGACCAGCCAGTCTCAGGGAATCCAGCAGCTTCTACAGGCAGAAAAACGTGCCAAGGACAAACTGGAGGAAGCCAAAAAAC gaaagggaaagaggctGAAGCAGGCCAAAGAAGAAGCCATAGCTGAGATAGACCACTACCGGttacagagggagaaggaatttaggaacaagcaaacaaat GTAATGGGCTCCCAAGGCAACCTCTCTGCTAAAATAGAAGAGCAAACAACAGAAACTGTCCGAAACCTCACTAGCAGCTACCACAAGAACATGGAAAGCAtgatgaaaaagcttttgagCACGATATGTGACATCAAGCCTGAAGTTCACCCAAACTTCAGACATGCAGTTTAA